The Streptomyces achromogenes DNA segment TGGAGGGGCCTGCCTTCGGCAGGGGATCCGCCTGCGGTGAGATGTCCGTCTCCGGTGCGCCGTCCGCTGTCGGGGGGCGGTGCGCCTCCGGGACGGACGGGGCCGCCGGTGGTGCGGCGGGGGACCTGCTGTGCTGCGGTGCGGCCTTCTCGACCTTCTTCGGGGTCACGTGCGGAGCCTCCTCAAGGCAGGTCGGGGGGTGCGGCGAGGCGTCGTATCGCGGACAGGGGTACGGGAAGCCAGTCCGGCCGGTGCCGGGCCTCGTAGACGACCTCGTAGATCGCCTTGTCCGTCTCGTAGGCCCGCAGCAGCACGGGGTCGGTCCGCGGGTCGACGCCCGCCGCCTCGGCGTAGCCGGAGCAGTAGGCCGCCCGGCAGGCGTGCGCCCAGCCCGGGGCAGGCGGGTCGGCGGAGTGGGCCGCGTAGTCGAAGGAGCGCAGCATGCCCGCCACGTCCCGCACGGCCGGCTGCGGCATCCGGCGCTCGCCCAGCGGTCTGGCCGGCTCGCCCTCGAAGTCGATCAGCGACCACTCGCCCGAGGCGGCCCGCAGACACTGCCCGAGGTGCAGGTCGCCGTGGACGCGCTGGGCGGTCCAGGTGCGGCCCTCGGCCGCGAGATCGGCCAGCGCGGTGAAGGCGGTGCGCAGCGCGGGCGCGTACGGACGCAGTGCGGGCACCGCCTGCGCGGCCGCGTCGAGCCGCTCGATCATGCCGTGCACCGCCGGCCCCGTCTGCGCCTGCCCCAGCGTCGCCGTGGGCAGTGCCCGGGCCAGCGCCCCGTGCACCTCGGCCGTGGCCCGGCCCAGGGCCCGCGCCTCGGCGGTGAAGTCCTCGCCCTTGGCCAGTTCCCGCAGCGCCAGCTCCCAGCCGTCCGCCGCGCCCTGCACATACGGCTGGAGCACGGCCAGGACGTACGACTCGTCCTCGTGCCCGTCGCCGCCGAGGTCCGCGTGCATCCACGCGGTCGGCGCGGGCACCCGGGGGCAGCCCTCGCGGGCCAGCGCCAGCGGCAGCTCCAGGTCCGGGTTGACGCCGGGCACCACCCGGCGCAACAGCTTCAGGATGAACGTATCTCCATAGATCACGGACGAGTTCGACTGCTCGCCCGTCAGCCGGCGCGGGACCAGTCCCGACCGGATCTCCTGCTCCGGGTCGCGCTCGCAGCGCAGCGCGCCGATCCGCGTCCCGGTGCGCAGCGCCTCCAGCAGCAGCTCGGCCGGCCGGGTGTCGTACAGCGCGTCGAAGACGGTCCGCCCGGCCAGCGGCCCCTGGGTCACATGCCCGATCAGCGCGGGCGCGAGCCGGGGCGGCAGGGCCGCGCGGACGCCGATCAGCAGCTGGTAGCAGTCGCCCGGGGCCGCGCCCTGCCGGGCGCGCACCAGCAGGTGGTACAGGCCCAGCCGCGCTCCGGCCGGCAGCAGTTCGGTGGCCGCCACCAGCGAGAACCCGGTGACCGGGCGCCCCTTGCCGGCGAACCAGCGCTGCCGGGGCAGCCACTCGCGCAGCAGGGGGTCCAGGGACGCGAGGAGGCCGGGGCTCGTCTTGCCGGAGAGTGTGACAGTTTCCGCCATTGCGTCACATTCCTTTCCCCGGGGGGTCGGGGTGTTACTGATGCGTGCCCCGGGCGGGGCAGGGGAAACCGCCCCGCCGTGGGGTTCTAGACCACGTCCCTGCGGAGCCGGAACCAGTAGAAGCCGTGGCCGGCGAGGGTGAGCAGGTAGGGGAGTTCGCCGACGGGCGGGAAGCGGACGGTGCCGAAGAGTTCGACGGGGTAGCGGCCGTGGAAGCGGCTGAGGTCGAGTTCGGTGGGCTGGGCGAAGCGGGAGAAGTTGTGGACGCACAGGACGAGGTCGTCCTCGTGTTCGCGCAGGAAGGCGAGGACGGCGGGGTTGGAGGAGGGGAGTTCGGTGTAGGTGCCGAGGCCGAAGGCGGGGTTCTGTTTGCGGATCTCGATCATGCGGCGGGTCCAGTGCAGGAGCGAGGAGGGCGACGACATGGACGCCTCGACGTTGGTGACCTGGTAGCCGTAGACGGGGTCCATGATGGTGGGCAGGGAGAGCCGGCCGGGGTCGCAGGAGGAGAATCCGGCGTTGCGGTCGGGCGTCCATTGCATGGGGGTGCGGACGGCGTCGCGGTCGCCGAGCCAGATGTTGTCGCCCATGCCGATCTCGTCGCCGTAGTAGAGGATCGGGGAGCCGGGCAGGGAGAGCAGGAGTGCGGTGAAGAGCTCGATCTGGTTGCGGTCGTTGTCGAGGAGGGGTGCGAGGCGGCGGCGGATGCCGATGTTGGCGCGCATACGCGGGTCTTTGGCGTATTCGGCGTACATGTAGTCGCGTTCTTCGTCGGTGACCATTTCGAGGGTGAGCTCGTCGTGGTTGCGCAGGAAGATGCCCCATTGGCAGCTGGCGGGGATGGCGGGGGTCTTGGCGAGGATCTCGGAGACGGGGTAGCGGGATTCGCGGCGGACGGCCATGAAGATGCGGGGCATGACGGGGAAGTGGAATGCCATGTGGCATTCGTCGCCGCCGGAGGTGTAGTCGCCGAAGTAGTCGACGACGTCCTCGGGCCACTGGTTGGCCTCGGCCAGGATCACCGTGTCCGGATAGTGCGCGTCGACCTCTTTGCGGACCCGCTTCAGGAACTCGTGCGTGGCCGGGAGGTTCTCGCAGTTCGTGCCCTCCTCGGCGTACAGGTACGGCACGGCGTCGAGGCGGAACCCGTCGATGCCCAGGTCCAGCCAGAACCGCAGCGCGGAGATCATCTCCTCCTGGACGGCGGGGTTCTCGTAGTTGAGGTCGGGCTGGTGGGAGAAGAAGCGGTGGAAGAAGTACTGCTTGCGGACGGGGTCGAAGGTCCAGTTGGAGACTTCGGTGTCGACGAAGATGATGCGGGCGTCGGGGTATTGCTTGTCGTCGTCGGCCCACATGTAGTAGTCGCCGTAGGGTCCGTCGGGGTTGTTCCTGGACTCCTGGAACCACGGGTGCTGGTCGCTGGTGTGGTTCATGACGAAGTCGATGATGACGCGCATGCCGCGTTGGTGGGCGGCGTCGACGAATTCGACGAAGTCGGCGAGGTCGCCGAATTCCGGGAGGACGGCGGTGTAGTCGGAGACGTCGTAGCCGCCGTCGCGCAGCGGTGATTTGAAGAAGGGGGGGAGCCAGAGACAGTCGACTCCGAGCCATTGCAGGTAGTCGAGTTTGGCGGTGATGCCTTTGAGGTCGCCGATGCCGTCGCCGTTGCTGTCCTGGAAGGAGCGGACGAGGACCTCGTAGAACACGGCGCGTTTGAACCACTCGGGATCGCGGTCCTTCGCGGGCGTGTCCTCGAAGGTGTCCGGAACGGGCTCGTTGACGATCATGATGTGGGTGACCCTCCGCTCTGCGGGTAGGACGGTCGCAGGACGGTGCATACGTGCGCGGGCCGGATGCCCGGTTCGAGGCGCACGTAGGTGGCCCTGCCCCAGTGGTAGGTCTCGCCGGTGAGCTCGTCGCGCACCGGCACCGACTCGTGCCAGTCCAGGCCGAGTTGCGGCATGTCCAACGAGACCGTCGCCTCCTGGGTGTGGTGGGGGTCGAGGTTGACGACCACCAGAACCGTGTTCGATCCGCTGCTGTCCGAGCTGGTCTTCGAGTAGGCGATCACCGCTTCCTTGTCGGTGTGGTGGAAGTGCAGGTTGCGCAGTCGGTGCAGGGCGGGGTTGGCGCGTCGGATGTCGTTGAGGCGGGTGATGAGGGGGGCGATGGTGCGGCCCTCGCGTTCGGCGGCGTCCCAGTCGCGGGGGGTGAGCTGGTATTTCTCGGAGTCGAGGTATTCCTCGCCGCCCTCGCGCAGGGGGGTGTTCTCGCAGAGTTCGTAGCCGCTGTAGAGGCCCCAGGTGGGGGAGAGGGTGGCGGCCAGGACGGCGCGGGCCTCGAAGGCGGGCCGGCCGCCGTGCTGGAGGTGGGCGGGCAGGATGTCGGGGGTGTTGGCGAAGAAGTTGGGCCGCATGTACGAGGCGGCCTGCCCCGACAGCTCGGTGAGGTAGTCGGTCAGCTCGTCCTTGGTGGTACGCCAGGTGAAGTAGGTGTAGGACTGCTGGAAGCCGATCTGGGCGAGGGTGTGCATCATCGCGGGCCGGGTGAACGCCTCGGCCAGGAAGATCACGTCGGGGTCGGTGCGGTTGAGGTCGGCGATGACGCGTTCCCAGAACACCACGGGTTTGGTGTGGGGGTTGTCGACGCGGAAGATCCGCACGCCGTGGCCCATCCAGTGCCGCAGCACCCGCACGGTCTCGGCGACCAGGCCCTTCAGGTCGGCGTCGAAGGCGACGGGGTAGATGTCCTGGTACTTCTTGGGCGGGTTCTCGGCGTAGGCGATGGTGCCGTCGGGGCGGTGGTGGAACCACTCGGGGTGTTTGTGGACCCAGGGGTGGTCGGGGGAGCACTGCAGGGCGAAGTCGAGGGCGATCTCCAGGCCGAGTTCGCGGGCCTGGCCGACGAACCAGGTGAAGTCCTCCAGGGTGCCCAGTGCGGGGTGGACGGCGTCGTGGCCGCCTTCGGGGGAGCCGATCGCCCAGGGCACGCCGACGTCGTCGGGCCGTGGGTCGAGGGTGTTGTTGCGGCCTTTGCGGAAGGTGGTGCCGATGGGGTGGATCGGGGGGAGGTAGACGACGTCGAAGCCCATCGCGGCGATCGCGGGGAGTCGGCGGGCGGCGGTGCGGAACGTGCCGTGCGGCTGCTGGGGGGTGCCCTCGGAACGGGGGAAGAACTCGTACCAGGAGCCGTACAGGGCGCGTTCGCGTTCCACCAGCAGCGGCAGCGGCTCCGACGCGGTCACCAGCTCCCGCAGCGGGAACCGCGCCAGCACGGCGTCCACCTCCGGCGTCAACGCCGCCGCCAGCCGGGACACGGGGGGACGGCTCTCGTCGCGCAGGGCCTCGACGGCGATCAGCACCGCCTTGCGCTCCGGGCCGTTCGGCACCCCGTCCGCCGCCCGCTCGTACAGACGGGCGCCCTCCTCGAGGACCGACTCCGTGTCCATCCCGGCGGGCACCTTCACGCCGGCGTGGTGCCGCCAGGTGGAGACGGGGTCCCCCCACGCCTCCACGGTGTACGTCCAGCGGCCGGTCGCGTCCGGCGTGACGTCCGCGCCCCAGCGGTCGGTGCCCGGGGCGAGTTCGCGCATCGGCGTCCACGGCCCCGGCTCGCCGTCCGGGTCGCGCAGCACGACATTGGCCGCGACGGCGTCGTGCCCTTCGCGGAACACGGTCGCCGAGACCTCGAACGTCTCGCCGACGACCGCCTTGGCGGGCCGGCGTCCCTGCTGGACCAGCGGACGGACGTCGAGGACGGGGATGCGCCCGACGGCGGTGGCCGCGACGGCCGCGGTGCCCTCGGCGGCCTCACCCTGCCCGATGGCGTGGGTGCGCCCGGCGGGCATCGCGGGTTCGGCGGGCCCGGCGTTCTTCGGCGGCTTGGCGCTCCTCGGGCCCTTGGAGCCCTTGGAGCCCTTGGAGCCCTTCGCGTTCTTCGCGTTCTTCGGTTCCCTGGAGTCCGTACGGTCCTTGGAGTCCCCGGAGTCCGTAGGGCCCTTGGAGTCCACAGGGGCCTTGGCATCCCTGGTGTCCTTGGGGGTCTTCTTGGGGGGTGTCGAGGGGTGGTGCCTGGCCGGCATGACCGCTCCTGTCCGCATCAAGGGGGGTGGGCGGATGGATGTGGTGGGAGGTGGGTCCTGCGAGGGAGTACCGGAGGAGCCTTCCACCCTGTGCGGGTGAGCAATCCGGCCCGTTGTTAACTCCTCACGTCGATATCCGACTCGGTGCGCCGGCGTGCCGGGCGCACCACTGGCACCCTCTCGCGCGGGGCGAAGCCCCACAAGGTGGCCCAGGGGAGTGAAAGCGGGATTTTCGGCCCTTCGCCGTAGGGCTCCGGCCAGCCCCCGGCAAGGCCGGCGCGGACGCCGGTACCGTCGTAGCAGACGTGGACGCACACTGCCGTGCGCCCATCAAGCGAACGCGCAACGCCGAGGTGGAATGTGAAGGCGATCCGTCGATTCACCGTCCGACCCCTCCTCCCCGAACCTCTCAGGCCGCTCAGCGACCTGGCCCGCAACCTGCGCTGGTCCTGGCACGCGGAGACCCGCGACCTCTTCCGTTCCGTCGACCCCGAGCGCTGGGCCCGCTCGGACGGCGACCCGGTGAGACTGCTCGGAGGCGTGCCCCCGGCACGCCTCCTCGAACTCGCCGAGGACCGCCGCTTCCTGCGCCGGCTCGCCACGGCCGCCGGCGACCTGCACGACTACGTCAGCGGCGAGCGCTGGTACCAGGCGCAGCCCTCCTCCGCCGGACTCCCGGCCGCCGTCGCCTACTTCTCGCCCGAGTTCGGCATCACGGCCGCGCTTCCCCAGTACTCCGGCGGCCTGGGCATCCTCGCCGGCGACCATCTGAAGGCGGCCAGCGACCTGGGCGTGCCGCTGATCGGCGTGGGCCTGCTCTACCGGCACGGCTACTTCCGTCAGACCCTCTCGCGGGACGGCTGGCAGCAGGAGCACTACCCCGTCCTCGACCCCAACGAGCTGCCGTTGACCCTCCTGAAGGAGGAGGACGGCACGGCGGCCCGGATCTCCCTCGCCCTTCCCGCGGGCAGGCGACTGCACGCCCGGGTGTGGCTGGCGCAGGTCGGCCGGGTGCCGCTGCTCCTGCTCGACTCCGACGTCGAGGAGAACGACCTCGGCGAGCGCGGGGTGACCGACCGGCTCTACGGCGGCGGCAGCGAACACCGGCTGCTGCAGGAGATGCTGCTCGGCATAGGGGGTGTCCGGGCGGTGCGCACGTACT contains these protein-coding regions:
- a CDS encoding alpha-1,4-glucan--maltose-1-phosphate maltosyltransferase, whose protein sequence is MPARHHPSTPPKKTPKDTRDAKAPVDSKGPTDSGDSKDRTDSREPKNAKNAKGSKGSKGSKGPRSAKPPKNAGPAEPAMPAGRTHAIGQGEAAEGTAAVAATAVGRIPVLDVRPLVQQGRRPAKAVVGETFEVSATVFREGHDAVAANVVLRDPDGEPGPWTPMRELAPGTDRWGADVTPDATGRWTYTVEAWGDPVSTWRHHAGVKVPAGMDTESVLEEGARLYERAADGVPNGPERKAVLIAVEALRDESRPPVSRLAAALTPEVDAVLARFPLRELVTASEPLPLLVERERALYGSWYEFFPRSEGTPQQPHGTFRTAARRLPAIAAMGFDVVYLPPIHPIGTTFRKGRNNTLDPRPDDVGVPWAIGSPEGGHDAVHPALGTLEDFTWFVGQARELGLEIALDFALQCSPDHPWVHKHPEWFHHRPDGTIAYAENPPKKYQDIYPVAFDADLKGLVAETVRVLRHWMGHGVRIFRVDNPHTKPVVFWERVIADLNRTDPDVIFLAEAFTRPAMMHTLAQIGFQQSYTYFTWRTTKDELTDYLTELSGQAASYMRPNFFANTPDILPAHLQHGGRPAFEARAVLAATLSPTWGLYSGYELCENTPLREGGEEYLDSEKYQLTPRDWDAAEREGRTIAPLITRLNDIRRANPALHRLRNLHFHHTDKEAVIAYSKTSSDSSGSNTVLVVVNLDPHHTQEATVSLDMPQLGLDWHESVPVRDELTGETYHWGRATYVRLEPGIRPAHVCTVLRPSYPQSGGSPTS
- a CDS encoding maltokinase N-terminal cap-like domain-containing protein, whose product is MAETVTLSGKTSPGLLASLDPLLREWLPRQRWFAGKGRPVTGFSLVAATELLPAGARLGLYHLLVRARQGAAPGDCYQLLIGVRAALPPRLAPALIGHVTQGPLAGRTVFDALYDTRPAELLLEALRTGTRIGALRCERDPEQEIRSGLVPRRLTGEQSNSSVIYGDTFILKLLRRVVPGVNPDLELPLALAREGCPRVPAPTAWMHADLGGDGHEDESYVLAVLQPYVQGAADGWELALRELAKGEDFTAEARALGRATAEVHGALARALPTATLGQAQTGPAVHGMIERLDAAAQAVPALRPYAPALRTAFTALADLAAEGRTWTAQRVHGDLHLGQCLRAASGEWSLIDFEGEPARPLGERRMPQPAVRDVAGMLRSFDYAAHSADPPAPGWAHACRAAYCSGYAEAAGVDPRTDPVLLRAYETDKAIYEVVYEARHRPDWLPVPLSAIRRLAAPPDLP
- the treS gene encoding maltose alpha-D-glucosyltransferase, with product MIVNEPVPDTFEDTPAKDRDPEWFKRAVFYEVLVRSFQDSNGDGIGDLKGITAKLDYLQWLGVDCLWLPPFFKSPLRDGGYDVSDYTAVLPEFGDLADFVEFVDAAHQRGMRVIIDFVMNHTSDQHPWFQESRNNPDGPYGDYYMWADDDKQYPDARIIFVDTEVSNWTFDPVRKQYFFHRFFSHQPDLNYENPAVQEEMISALRFWLDLGIDGFRLDAVPYLYAEEGTNCENLPATHEFLKRVRKEVDAHYPDTVILAEANQWPEDVVDYFGDYTSGGDECHMAFHFPVMPRIFMAVRRESRYPVSEILAKTPAIPASCQWGIFLRNHDELTLEMVTDEERDYMYAEYAKDPRMRANIGIRRRLAPLLDNDRNQIELFTALLLSLPGSPILYYGDEIGMGDNIWLGDRDAVRTPMQWTPDRNAGFSSCDPGRLSLPTIMDPVYGYQVTNVEASMSSPSSLLHWTRRMIEIRKQNPAFGLGTYTELPSSNPAVLAFLREHEDDLVLCVHNFSRFAQPTELDLSRFHGRYPVELFGTVRFPPVGELPYLLTLAGHGFYWFRLRRDVV